The proteins below are encoded in one region of Triticum aestivum cultivar Chinese Spring chromosome 1B, IWGSC CS RefSeq v2.1, whole genome shotgun sequence:
- the LOC123113566 gene encoding NAD(P)H-quinone oxidoreductase subunit S, chloroplastic: MAPAPTTPSFLRPPPLQPHRIRLPAPPPSASFRLSEILGGRGLCNGEVGIRKELSSPTPPSPPPSTPSGDSSPGSAESDPPAVDPDAFEKEMMGLTGGFPGGEVGLKDFVAKNPPPPPKRTQTDGKASSAVVPAGRPRPPELPLFLPGMVVLVKNPNNAYHMYCGIVQRVTDGKVGVLFEGGNWDRLITFGVDELEGREKGPPMVNPKSVVLEALVEAMDEDEVAEKKKEEEGTAAIKA, from the coding sequence ATGGCGCCCGCGCCCACCACCCCCTCCTTCCTCCGCCCCCCGCCGCTGCAACCCCACCGCATCCGCCtccccgcccctcctccctccgcaTCATTCCGCCTCTCGGAAATCCTCGGCGGCCGCGGCCTCTGCAATGGTGAGGTCGGCATCCGCAAGGAGCTCTCGTCGCCCACCCCGCCCTCACCTCCTCCGTCCACGCCCTCGGGAGACTCCTCACCAGGAAGCGCTGAGTCGGATCCGCCGGCGGTGGACCCGGACGCGTTCGAGAAGGAGATGATGGGCCTCACGGGCGGCTTCCCCGGGGGCGAGGTCGGGCTCAAGGACTTCGTCGCCAAGAACCCGCCTCCTCCCCCCAAGAGAACCCAGACGGACGGGAAAGCGTCCTCCGCCGTGGTCCCGGcggggaggccgaggccgccggAGCTGCCGCTGTTCCTCCCGGGCATGGTGGTGCTCGTCAAGAACCCCAACAACGCGTACCACATGTACTGCGGCATCGTGCAGCGCGTCACCGATGGGAAGGTCGGGGTGCTGTTCGAGGGCGGGAACTGGGACAGGCTCATCACCTTCGGCGTCGACGAGCTCGAGGGCCGGGAGAAGGGCCCGCCCATGGTGAACCCCAAGTCGGTCGTGCTCGAGGCGCTCGTCGAGGCCATGGACGAGGACGAGGTGgccgagaagaagaaggaagaggaaggcACGGCCGCCATAAAGGCTTGA